acacatacacagataagacatgtaaacacacacagaggagactAAGCAAAGATTAAAACTGGGAATCCTCTTGCTGCTCATAGGGCAATAGAGCACTGCACCGTTGGGCTGCCCTCCACCTTTTGTTGTGAGTCACAACTCAGTTTGTGCTGTCTAAGGTTGCATGAGAACACACCTTTGCGCTTGTgtgtgcaacaaaaacaaaaaatgtttcaggTTGATACAGGGGAAAACCCTGAAAAACACTGCAAATTCGGGCATTTACTGACATTTACCCAGCCACATGGCTATAGACGCTTTGTCTTGCtaaatgattaaatgattaaaattaCAACATATTAACAAATGTAAGTACACATCATGAAATAGTCCCAAACCTTTATACTGTTCAAAACACAGTAATAGTTGTCTGGTAAAGGGTTTGGTATGATTAATGACATGACCAGGATCATGTGATGTATAGATAAATGCTGCATGCCTAACAAGTCTCATTTGTTTCCATTTATAGAAAGTCTGAATGCAGCAACAACAGGAGGTTGGAAGGTTACAGGAAAACATTTCAGACAGAGGAGACTTCAACAAGCAGGCAAACCAATACACCTTTAACAATCtaacacatcacaacagatATGAATATAATCACAGTAAAGATATTTCAATTGTATaaattttttcacattaaactAATCAATTGTGTTGATATAAGtcatcaaatttaatttgaacaagcttaatttatttattttgccatCAATCAACATCATATTTTAAGTTGTAAacaatttgctttttttatAGTGTATTATGCAGCACTGGACCTGCCATTTAAACATAACTGACACCAGAATGGTGCTCAGAGAGTACATACCTCTGCCAGTCCCCTTatgcatttaaattcattagaccaagatttttatttggatctgcaccaaattgcacacacataaatatcagttcccttaataTGTCTGTTTTTTCCATTAAGATCTATGAATTTTTCggtgagaaatcaatgaaaaggtaaatttaaaaaaacttacTATCTCACAGTGCTAGTTCaggaaagtgaaacaaaatttCACAATCCGCCCCTGATCAGCCACAAAAATGTATAAGGTGTGTCCTGGCAACAGGTTTGGTAGAAATCCATCttgtagtttttgagtaatcttacaaacaaacaaaccaacaaaatgaACAGCGGTGAAAACATATATTGGCGGAGGTATAAATAAGGTTTGTGTTGAAACATTTCAGCTACgtctcttttcctctgacagagaTATAAGTTCTGCAGTGTGGTGAATTACATTCACATGGACAGGGCCTGTACATGGCTGACACTGATGGATTGGCACATATGTTCtcaagagagagagcagaacaTATAGACATAGTTTACAtctgtctttgatttatttgacaTGACATGTCACACCGTGCATGAATAGACTTGTACTATACGTCATTTGGGAATAAATGACAgtattgttgttttgtgttgcagatatttgtgttatcGCATTCACTGGGTGTTTACCTGACATTTATGTCAACCTCCAGTGATGAATATTGAGCATCGATACTAGTTCAAATCAAAATACATTATACGAAATGTTGTGTTGCCATAAGGGTTTTCTTCTGATCTGCTGCATGATGGATTCATCTTAACATGTCAACCTTCTGCTGACAGCTTATTGAAGATGAACGTAAAGATGGTATTAAATATTTACCAAAGAAACAAAACTGGGGGACCACTGCATACAATGATATTTATAAATCTTAATGCAGGTTTCACAGacctgtgttttcttcttctgtgactGAATGTAAATTAAAGGTCAGGGTGCTTGCATTGTTGTAAATGTCATCTCTCAATGCAGTGACCCAATCAGGCCGACTGCCTCCAATCGGAACAATCCAACATTGGCACATAAGTAGACAGAACAGCAGAGCCTGCATGTGTTGTGTATTATCACAGTCTGATGAGGCTCCAAATAAGACTAGATGGGCtaacagattttcaaaaaccTATTAACTTTGCAAAGAATTGAAAGATTATTCATTTGGAATAGAGTTTGGAAATTATTACCAGTccaacatcttttattttctcatatcAAGATTCACAACTTTAATAAATTATTACAGAGGGAAATTCTGGCCTTTGCACAGATTATTAAACTTACTACTTACATGTGTGGAAATGTCCAAACTAAAGGGCCAGTTGATGGAGTGACTATACAGATACAGTATCTGTTGACATTTCAGTGTGGATGCTCTCTGCGTTCTTCCTGCATATCAACGTCAACAGTGGACATTTAAATGGtggaaatgatgcagaaaaagtAAATGAATGTGCTGTCAGCTCACAGGAAACCAGATGGTGGATACTGAGCCAGAGCGCTGCAGGGAAAATGTTCCCTTTCTGTTATTACCACAGGAATAAAGACCATATTTCTCAAATAACCACTAAATGTTACAAATGAACCATATACAGTAATTTCTCTAGAAACCGTACATTGATTGAAAGCAATCTGCACTTTGCTCAACActtgaaaatattttcatagCAAATTCATATGCTTTTAAGcacaaagtttgttttgttgatcGCTTCTGAAAGACTGAAAGCTTGTGACATAAATCATCACTTGTAGACAGGCTTCACCAGAACTGGCACGAAGAAGTGTCTAATTTGTGCTCTATAACCTCtggaaagaaaaatgacagTCTGTGCTGCCAGTGTCTTTAGGTATGAGTTGTTGccatctgctgtttgttttcagtggtgcaacagacaaacattatatatattaatatatgtgatattattataatatataatatattatattataacattaaattaaataatatgcCAAATAAATCAAAGGATGATGCTGGTGAAATGTGCTGCATTAGTGATGCTGCATAAGACtgtcaaatgtgttttattaaacagTTATAAAGCTATCACACTGGTGGTTTATGCAGTTTATTGGCATTTCATATTTACAAAGTGAACAGCCGTAATACGAGATAGCAAAATAACTGTTTTACAATGGCCTTCTGTCATGATAGCACCATGATAATGATTTAAGTCTCCTCCAACTGGGTTGATTTACTTGACTCATGCTCAGTCTTCAAATTCACATGAAGCAAAGCCCTTATTCTCAGCACATGCTCGTAAATGTCAAAATTTCCAGTAAAAATCGTACGAATACTACTGTTTTCAAATCACTAGCTGCAAAAAATGTAGAAACGCTCCCATTATAGAAAATATCTAGATCAATatgcaccaaaaaaaaaaaacacgtggCTTCACCTGGAAGGCATCAGCAGAACTggaatttagaaaaaaattaattaattaatcaaaagattgttttagaaaaatatttaaaaaacataaaaagatatgAGTTATGGGGAACATGGATGAGGAAAAGACTCACCTTCCAGCGGTTTCCACATTCATTACAGAGGACAAATGTGGTCATCGGCTCATCAGCGCTGCGTGTCtgcacctaaacacacacagcagtcatTACGGTGCAACGACGCAACTCACGCAACCTAGAGTAGATGTGAATCAACCTGAAGTAAAATCCTTCTCTCCTAATTACCTGATAAAGGAATATTTACTCCAGCTTAATGGAATAATGACACATACTTACAGATCTGTTAACAGGTTTCCATGTTTATCATGTAGTGCTGTATCGCTCTAATGTCTTGTATAATGTCATTGTCTCCTGCACACTACccttctcactgtgtgtgtatcattaGTTTACCTGGTTGTAGGTGCAGTTCTTCTTCCTGCACTTGCCGCACTGCAGCAGGTCGGTGGTGGTGCCACCAGTTTTGGCCATCTGGTGCTCCCTGATGGCCTCCTGAGTGAGAACGTTCCTCAGCTGCTTCAGCTCGTCACTGGCCATTTCCTGCAAAACGACAACATCATGCGAGCAGAGAGGACGGTGTGAAGTCAAGTGAACATGCGGTGAAATGCAGACTGATGCACAAACACGATTCTGAGCATCATGAAAGCATAATGATCAAGCTGCAGTGGTGTGTACCTCAGCAGACATAGTGGCGATGCGGCTTAACTCAATGTTCCGTGCCAGTACGTTTTTGCGAAGCCCCGGGTTCTTGGGATCCTTCAAGTTGCTGATGCGGCTGCGGACTCTGTTCTTATATTTCATATCAGTGGCCTTTATCTCCTGGTAGATATGTGCAAACACGCAGTCAAGGTTGAATTAAATCCactgtgtggagtgtgtgatAATTATAACAAATGATATCTGTTTCATTTGGATCATCACTGAATGAACCATCCACAGCAGCAAACAATTAACTGCATTGAAGGATATGATCTTCAATCTCGACTGCCATGCTGTCACAGTTTGCTCCGAAATCCTTGTAGTCGtctatgaagaaaaaaagaattccaCTTAATCTGCACACATGAAGTATATACTTGTGCAGTTTATTACTGCTCAATACCTGTGTGTTGTCTATGTTTGAATAATGCTGTTGTGTGTAACTGTCAGTTATAAAGTGTAGCATTAGCCTCACTGTCTGTGCGCAGGGCAGCCGCCAGCATCTCAATGCATTTATCCCTGACGGAGTCTCCAGTAGACAGGTGGGGGGACAGCGGACCCCCGGCAGAGCTGAAGCTGGGTGACATGGGGCTGGTGGGGGTGGTGGGACTTTTAGGGGTGTCGAGTTTTCCCTTTCtgcaaaaaaggaaatgttgaaaaaaaacataaagtggtattttaaatatttaatttttccatttcagctgctcatattttttacttttttgatctactaacatgtttttttttttacattacatctTTCTAGATGGTTGtcgaaaagaaagaaaacaacataattaTTACCATCATGTAAAAGATATATGTTCAGCATATTATCTCGCATATACCTATTTTTACACCCACCAGCCATTACAGTCTAAATTTCcctcttttagctctgtttgtGGTCTCTTTCCACTCAAATCAAATCTCTCACTCGTTTGCTGCTACAGCTCCCATATATTCACCAGCTAGTTGATAACTCTGGCTGCTGTTTAGTGTCAGGCAGGTGGAACACTGTAGTTATATTAGAGCTTTTTCACCAGAACCATctggatgttgctgctgctgctgggaacaAAGCTGATGAGAGCAGTGCGACCGGACTCATCAGGGTGTGAAaccaaaaaaactgaaaaactcgAAATGctcagatgagaaaaaaaaaacactgtcgTATCATCTGTGGGACACTTTTGCTTCAGCTAgattgaatattaaatattcatgaggAGCATTGTCATGAATTGAAATTAACCTTTAATAATGATCATGTTGAGATACCTCTCAATGCTGTCAGTCGAGGGCTTCCTCTGTGGAGGTCCAGGCTGAGAGGTCTTAGAGCCCTGAGACTCTCTCCTAGGAGACACAGccaaaattattatatttatattaaattccTCTCGCATATTCATTAGTTTGGTGATAACGATATAATTTACCTTTCCCCTGTTAGCTTCTTTGCTGGTAGTGAGCTGCTTTTCTTTGAATCAGTGGACTCGCTTCTATGTGATGAAATTCTTTCAGtaaatctggttttattgacatttgttttttagtgTGACTTAGATTGAAATAAATGAGTTCTACCTTTCTGGTTTGGAGTCGACTGAATGGCGTTTCACAGGTTGGCCAGGCTTCGAGTCACAGGAGTCTTTCCTGCAACCAAAGAAAAATAGAATTGGGACATTGACACCATTTTTACACATACATATTACAATATATATGATTATGGGATcaagttatttatttgtgtatctttattttaaagtttaaaaagataaaatacacaCTTATTAAGATTATGCgattatgttatatatttatttagctATATTTTCCTGCTCCTGCaaacctgtgtttttcttttttgacatcCAAACTGGGCCTTTTAGGAGGCGGTGGTTTAGACTCAGACGAATCTTTCCTGACAAGaggaaacatttgtgtttgattttgaaaagaAGGGCAGACATATATACGATATAAGGCAACCTCTTCATGCAGTGAAGACCAACGAAGGTTAGTTTCAAGAGGCCAACCTTTCTCTCTTGGCTTCATCGGAGTGTTTGTTAGACACTTTGCTATTTGATGAGTCTTtcctgcaaaaagaaaacagccttTGTaccaacagaaaaacagatgctATGTGACAAACTATCCAGAGGCCTCCCAAATACTTGACACAATACAAAAGCAATGGCAGaataatggaaaaaacaaacatagctCAATTATAAACATGAAAAAGCTTTATTCTTTTAGGTCCTGTTGTCCCATGTTCTAACTGAGGGGTTTTCTACATCTAAAACTATTCTGATGTATCACTGATATATTTCTCAGATTACAGTCTGATATAAGTGATGATCCTCCAGACACAActggatttttttcttcaagtgtGAATGAGAGATAATAATTCCCAGATCTCGGACCTGTCTTTCTTCACATTATCTGACGTCTTCTTCTGTGAAGGAGGTTTCGAGTCCGGCGtctccttcctgctgcagcaAATAACACAAGGCCTCAATGCAGCGCAGAACTTTCCAACATGAAATCACAGGGTAGCAGACACTGTAATAAGAACTCATCTGATccagacctctctctctcctttttcctgTCCAGCGAGGGACGCTTCGGAGGAGGCGGCGGGGGGTGCAGGTGAAGAGGcagcggaggaagaggagcgttGGGGTCAGGGGGCTCTTTTCTAAATTAGAAAGAGACATTAGTGCTGAGCTGAATCACCcaagggtggggggggcaggCAATGTCAATGTGATGCGACGCAGAGTGGCCATGCAGACCCTGACCTCgggggaggaggatgaaggtggAAAGGCAGTGGAGCTATTGGCGCATTTGGGTCCAGTGGAAATTTCCTGACGTGAAAAACCATCTGTTTGAGAATCCAATAAAACCTCACACTTGTCTGCACTCAAACATCGCAAACATGCACCAGAGCATGCTTTGCCTGACCTCTCCTTCTTCACTTCAAGCAGAGGTCGCTGCTTCACCGGCGGAGAAACGGGTCGAGGAGGACGAGGATGTCGGGAGGAAGGGTCTTTACCGTCCTTCCTGGACAAATGTCACAACAGGACAGATCAGAGCGCTGCACCGCAAGAGTTCCCAAAGAACTGTTGCGTGCTCAAGACACACCTGAATGCCTCATCACAGCATGCACCATGCACAGCGGGTGTCCTGTTAGCCCGTCAGTCTGGTTGTGAAACTGCATGAATAAATGTCAGTGCATATGAGTAACTCAGCAACTGTTATGTCATGCAGTATTAGCAGGAGTCTCTGCAGCGATGTTAGAGCGCTGACCTGTCTTTCTTCGCATCCACAGAGGGACGTTTGATCGGGAGAGGAGGCCGAGGAGGCCGAGCAGGtcgaggaggagaggggaagcGGGTGGGATACAGAATGTTGCCGTCCAAGACTCCTCTCCTGAAATGAATAATTCAGCCTGAAGCTCTGCAGGGTTTTTTCTGACGTGAAATCATCAGTGTTTGAGCCACACTTGTGCTCACCTTTCAAATATCGGCCTGTGAACATCAGCAGGTTTCTCTCTCTGGGGTTCGCTCGGCGGTCTCTCTCGTTGCGGCGCGTACGGCGGCCTCTCGTGttggttttcttctctgtgctTCTTAGGCTCCTCGtggtgtttttcctttttcacttcTTCCATTTGTCTCATCTTTTTTGATTCCTCCAACGACCTTTCCTTCCTTGGTTCTGGCTTGTGTCTTTCACTCTGCAGGTcttgtatttgtttctgtttcttgttATCCAGCTCCAGTTGAGGATCCTCCACAGCTGTTTGTTTCTTGGCTTCTtctaaatgctttttttttctgatttcttgtggatgtttctcattttgggGCTCCTCCAGGTGCTTTTTGTCCTTGAGGTCATCCACgtgtctctttttgtttttgtgctcgTCGTTatg
This region of Paralichthys olivaceus isolate ysfri-2021 chromosome 13, ASM2471397v2, whole genome shotgun sequence genomic DNA includes:
- the tcea3 gene encoding transcription elongation factor A protein 3 isoform X6; protein product: MTREEDLTRIAKKLDKMVSRNNTDGAMDLLKELKGFNMTLKLLQETRIGMSVNGIRKHCTDEEVIALAKVLIKDWKRLLDSGHSHSEKVAEIKNGLDSSKTTLSPNSSPAETQSRKDSCDSKPGQPVKRHSVDSKPERSESTDSKKSSSLPAKKLTGERRESQGSKTSQPGPPQRKPSTDSIERKGKLDTPKSPTTPTSPMSPSFSSAGGPLSPHLSTGDSVRDKCIEMLAAALRTDNDYKDFGANCDSMAVEIEDHIYQEIKATDMKYKNRVRSRISNLKDPKNPGLRKNVLARNIELSRIATMSAEEMASDELKQLRNVLTQEAIREHQMAKTGGTTTDLLQCGKCRKKNCTYNQVQTRSADEPMTTFVLCNECGNRWKFC
- the tcea3 gene encoding transcription elongation factor A protein 3 isoform X4, whose amino-acid sequence is MTREEDLTRIAKKLDKMVSRNNTDGAMDLLKELKGFNMTLKLLQETRIGMSVNGIRKHCTDEEVIALAKVLIKDWKRLLDSGHSHSEKVAEIKNGLDSSKTTLSPNSSPAETQSRKDSSNSKVSNKHSDEAKRERKDSSESKPPPPKRPSLDVKKEKHRKDSCDSKPGQPVKRHSVDSKPERSESTDSKKSSSLPAKKLTGERRESQGSKTSQPGPPQRKPSTDSIERKGKLDTPKSPTTPTSPMSPSFSSAGGPLSPHLSTGDSVRDKCIEMLAAALRTDNDYKDFGANCDSMAVEIEDHIYQEIKATDMKYKNRVRSRISNLKDPKNPGLRKNVLARNIELSRIATMSAEEMASDELKQLRNVLTQEAIREHQMAKTGGTTTDLLQCGKCRKKNCTYNQVQTRSADEPMTTFVLCNECGNRWKFC
- the tcea3 gene encoding transcription elongation factor A protein 3 isoform X5, encoding MTREEDLTRIAKKLDKMVSRNNTDGAMDLLKELKGFNMTLKLLQETRIGMSVNGIRKHCTDEEVIALAKVLIKDWKRLLDSGHSHSEKVAEIKNGLDSSKTTLSPNSSPAETQSRKDSSESKPPPPKRPSLDVKKEKHRKDSCDSKPGQPVKRHSVDSKPERSESTDSKKSSSLPAKKLTGERRESQGSKTSQPGPPQRKPSTDSIERKGKLDTPKSPTTPTSPMSPSFSSAGGPLSPHLSTGDSVRDKCIEMLAAALRTDNDYKDFGANCDSMAVEIEDHIYQEIKATDMKYKNRVRSRISNLKDPKNPGLRKNVLARNIELSRIATMSAEEMASDELKQLRNVLTQEAIREHQMAKTGGTTTDLLQCGKCRKKNCTYNQVQTRSADEPMTTFVLCNECGNRWKFC
- the tcea3 gene encoding transcription elongation factor A protein 3 isoform X3; this translates as MTREEDLTRIAKKLDKMVSRNNTDGAMDLLKELKGFNMTLKLLQETRIGMSVNGIRKHCTDEEVIALAKVLIKDWKRLLDSGHSHSEKVAEIKNGLDSSKTTLSPNSSPAETQSSHRRLDVKLKHDSNPDKKHTDKNMKEKHNDEHKNKKRHVDDLKDKKHLEEPQNEKHPQEIRKKKHLEEAKKQTAVEDPQLELDNKKQKQIQDLQSERHKPEPRKERSLEESKKMRQMEEVKKEKHHEEPKKHREENQHERPPYAPQRERPPSEPQREKPADVHRPIFERRGVLDGNILYPTRFPSPPRPARPPRPPLPIKRPSVDAKKDRKDGKDPSSRHPRPPRPVSPPVKQRPLLEVKKERKFPLDPNAPIAPLPFHLHPPPPRKEPPDPNAPLPPLPLHLHPPPPPPKRPSLDRKKERERKETPDSKPPSQKKTSDNVKKDRKDSSNSKVSNKHSDEAKRERKDSSESKPPPPKRPSLDVKKEKHRKDSCDSKPGQPVKRHSVDSKPERSESTDSKKSSSLPAKKLTGERRESQGSKTSQPGPPQRKPSTDSIERKGKLDTPKSPTTPTSPMSPSFSSAGGPLSPHLSTGDSVRDKCIEMLAAALRTDNDYKDFGANCDSMAVEIEDHIYQEIKATDMKYKNRVRSRISNLKDPKNPGLRKNVLARNIELSRIATMSAEEMASDELKQLRNVLTQEAIREHQMAKTGGTTTDLLQCGKCRKKNCTYNQVQTRSADEPMTTFVLCNECGNRWKFC
- the tcea3 gene encoding transcription elongation factor A protein 3 isoform X2, with amino-acid sequence MTREEDLTRIAKKLDKMVSRNNTDGAMDLLKELKGFNMTLKLLQETRIGMSVNGIRKHCTDEEVIALAKVLIKDWKRLLDSGHSHSEKVAEIKNGLDSSKTTLSPNSSPAETQSSHRRLDVKLKHDSNPDKKHTDKNMKEKHNDEHKNKKRHVDDLKDKKHLEEPQNEKHPQEIRKKKHLEEAKKQTAVEDPQLELDNKKQKQIQDLQSERHKPEPRKERSLEESKKMRQMEEVKKEKHHEEPKKHREENQHERPPYAPQRERPPSEPQREKPADVHRPIFERRGVLDGNILYPTRFPSPPRPARPPRPPLPIKRPSVDAKKDRKDGKDPSSRHPRPPRPVSPPVKQRPLLEVKKERKFPLDPNAPIAPLPFHLHPPPPRKEPPDPNAPLPPLPLHLHPPPPPPKRPSLDRKKERESRKETPDSKPPSQKKTSDNVKKDRKDSSNSKVSNKHSDEAKRERKDSSESKPPPPKRPSLDVKKEKHRKDSCDSKPGQPVKRHSVDSKPERSESTDSKKSSSLPAKKLTGERRESQGSKTSQPGPPQRKPSTDSIERKGKLDTPKSPTTPTSPMSPSFSSAGGPLSPHLSTGDSVRDKCIEMLAAALRTDNDYKDFGANCDSMAVEIEDHIYQEIKATDMKYKNRVRSRISNLKDPKNPGLRKNVLARNIELSRIATMSAEEMASDELKQLRNVLTQEAIREHQMAKTGGTTTDLLQCGKCRKKNCTYNQVQTRSADEPMTTFVLCNECGNRWKFC
- the tcea3 gene encoding transcription elongation factor A protein 3 isoform X1: MTREEDLTRIAKKLDKMVSRNNTDGAMDLLKELKGFNMTLKLLQETRIGMSVNGIRKHCTDEEVIALAKVLIKDWKRLLDSGHSHSEKVAEIKNGLDSSKTTLSPNSSPAETQSSHRRLDVKLKHDSNPDKKHTDKNMKEKHNDEHKNKKRHVDDLKDKKHLEEPQNEKHPQEIRKKKHLEEAKKQTAVEDPQLELDNKKQKQIQDLQSERHKPEPRKERSLEESKKMRQMEEVKKEKHHEEPKKHREENQHERPPYAPQRERPPSEPQREKPADVHRPIFERRGVLDGNILYPTRFPSPPRPARPPRPPLPIKRPSVDAKKDRKDGKDPSSRHPRPPRPVSPPVKQRPLLEVKKERKFPLDPNAPIAPLPFHLHPPPPRKEPPDPNAPLPPLPLHLHPPPPPPKRPSLDRKKERESRKETPDSKPPSQKKTSDNVKKDRKDSSNSKVSNKHSDEAKRERKDSSESKPPPPKRPSLDVKKEKHRKDSCDSKPGQPVKRHSVDSKPERSESTDSKKSSSLPAKKLTGERRESQGSKTSQPGPPQRKPSTDSIERKGKLDTPKSPTTPTSPMSPSFSSAGGPLSPHLSTGDSVRDKCIEMLAAALRTDNDYKDFGANCDSMAVEIEDHIYQEIKATDMKYKNRVRSRISNLKDPKNPGLRKNVLARNIELSRIATMSAEEMASDELKQLRNVLTQEAIREHQMAKTGGTTTDLLQCGKCRKKNCTYNQVQTRSADEPMTTFVLCNECGNRWKFC